GGGCAAAAGAAGTTCCGATGTTCAAACAGGTCTGCATAATCCCTTTCAGGAGGGATTTTCTTCTGAAATTCAACGAGCTTGTGCCAACTCCTCTTGAGATAGTGGAATCGGTGGATATGCTTAGGGTGCTGGAGCATGGTTATAAGGTAAAAATGATCAGGAATGACAGGCAGACATACAGCGTTGACACGCAACAGGACTTAAAAGATGTCGAGGAAGCGATGCGCCCTGACAGCCTGATAAAAAAATACAAAGGGCAGGGCAAATGAAAGAAGAAGAGATCAGAAAGCGCGACGTATTTAACAAGTATCTTGAGCTGGTAAAGGAAGATATCGATACGATCTTCAAAGACAAGGGCGCGTTCATAGACGCGGCTTGTCCGGCCTGCGGCTCGGACGAGAACACCTTTCAATTTGAAAAATCCGGGTTTAAATACGTGCTTTGCAATAAATGCGGCACTTTGTTCGCCAACCCGAGGCCTACGCTGAAGGCGCTCACGGATTTCTACTCGTCTTCAAAGTCCGGGGATTTCTGGGTAAAAGAGTTCTTTCTTCCAGTGGCGGAAGTGCGCAGGGAAAAATTATTCAAACCCAGGGCAGAACTTGTCAGCGGCAGGTTACAAGAGCCGGAAGGTTTTGTCGGGGATGTCGGGGCGGGTTTCGGTATCTTTCTTGAGGAACTTGGCAAGGTCTGGAAGAAAGCAAAAATGGCGGCTATCGAGCCTTCTATAGAAATGTCGGACATATGCACTAAAAAAGGCTTTACCGTGATACGCAATGCGGTAGAGGATGTCACGGGATGGGACGGCAAATTCTCGGTCTTAACTGCATTTGAGCTGTTTGAGCACCTGCAGGACCCGGGTTCTTTTCTTGAAAAGATACACTCTCTTCTGTCCAAAGGCGGGCACCTGCTTCTTTCGACGCTGAATGGGGAGGGTTTTGACATTCAGATACTGTGGGAGCGCTCAAAGAGCGTCTCTCCCCCGCACCATCTCAACTTTTTCAACCCCGATTCAATGCGAATATTACTTGAAAAAAAAGGGTTTGCCGTTGAATCTATAACCACTCCAGGAAAACTGGACTGGGATATTGTTGAGGGAGCTTACCGGAAAGAAGGGCAGGATCCCGGAAGATTGTGGAAGCTTTTATCTCAAAAAGGCAATGAGCAGGCAAAAGAAAAACTCCAGGAATGGATAACAAAAAATAATTTTAGCTCCCACATGATGGCGATCGCTCGCAAAGGAAATCAATGAAGATTATTTTTCAAATGTTTATTGAAGAGATCCTTGATGTTGTGCGTTTGTTGCTGCGCAATTATCCCGGCAGGATCGGGTATAAGTTAAGGCGGGAATACTGGAAAAGAGCCTTTCTGCATTGCGGATCAAAATTCAATATTGATATTGAAGGCATTATTTCCGGATCAAAAAATATTATTTTGAAGGATCACGTGACATTTAGCACAAGAGTCACTATAGATGCAAATCAAGCGAAACTAACAATCGGAAACAGATTTAGTTGCAGCAATAATGTGTTTATGGGTGCTACTGGAGGAGAGATGATCATAGGAAATGATGTAATGATCGGCCCAAATGTGGTTCTGCGGGCATCAAATCATGTTTTTAACAGGACAGATATTCCCATGAGAGATCAGGGGCATTCGTT
This sequence is a window from Candidatus Saganbacteria bacterium. Protein-coding genes within it:
- a CDS encoding methyltransferase domain-containing protein, which translates into the protein MKEEEIRKRDVFNKYLELVKEDIDTIFKDKGAFIDAACPACGSDENTFQFEKSGFKYVLCNKCGTLFANPRPTLKALTDFYSSSKSGDFWVKEFFLPVAEVRREKLFKPRAELVSGRLQEPEGFVGDVGAGFGIFLEELGKVWKKAKMAAIEPSIEMSDICTKKGFTVIRNAVEDVTGWDGKFSVLTAFELFEHLQDPGSFLEKIHSLLSKGGHLLLSTLNGEGFDIQILWERSKSVSPPHHLNFFNPDSMRILLEKKGFAVESITTPGKLDWDIVEGAYRKEGQDPGRLWKLLSQKGNEQAKEKLQEWITKNNFSSHMMAIARKGNQ